The proteins below come from a single Edaphobacter acidisoli genomic window:
- a CDS encoding phospholipase C — protein sequence MQKLVARSLATLLIAGQVAAPAIVSAQAESKTTATPIKHLVVIFQENVSFDHYFGTYPVALNPPGEPRFRAAEDTPSVNGFTDALLYNNPNFLNKTLNGNAAVNPFRLDRSEAATADQDHDYGPEQQAFHGGLMDGFPKYTGTPGPPPNGQTTNGLVMGYYDGNTVTALWNYAQRFAMNDNSYGTTFGPSTPGAINLVSGQTNGVDDAVSVGDAVVSDGNGGQTLVSDADPIGDVCSSPSAVHFSGQNIGDLLNSRGVTWGFFEGGFDLATVNSNGSTGCNRSTTSAITMTKKADYIPHHQPFQYYTSTANPKHTRPSSVKSIGYDGDAGNHEYDLNDFYAAVSAGNFPSVSFLKASGYQDGHAGYSDPLDEQAFIVHVINFLQQQKEWKNTAVVIAYDDSDGWYDHQMAPIVNQSSTAQDALLGPGSCGDGTTALPGVNAAHAQGRCGYGPRLPLMVISPYAKRNFVDHTLTDQSSILRFIEDNWLGSERIAGSFDSRAGVLNNMFDFKNARIEPIVLNESTGEVIQGGWDR from the coding sequence ATGCAGAAACTGGTTGCACGTTCTTTGGCAACACTGCTGATTGCCGGGCAGGTTGCGGCTCCGGCCATTGTTAGTGCGCAAGCTGAGTCCAAAACCACCGCTACGCCGATTAAACATCTAGTTGTGATCTTTCAGGAGAACGTTTCGTTTGACCACTACTTTGGCACTTATCCAGTTGCGCTGAATCCTCCAGGCGAGCCGCGCTTCAGAGCTGCGGAAGACACACCATCCGTAAATGGTTTTACGGATGCTCTGCTTTATAACAATCCGAATTTTCTGAATAAGACATTGAATGGCAATGCAGCAGTTAATCCGTTCCGTCTAGATCGGTCTGAGGCAGCAACCGCAGACCAGGACCACGATTATGGCCCGGAGCAGCAGGCATTTCATGGTGGGTTGATGGATGGGTTCCCGAAGTACACCGGAACACCCGGGCCGCCGCCGAACGGCCAGACGACCAACGGGCTCGTGATGGGCTACTACGATGGCAATACCGTCACGGCTTTGTGGAACTATGCGCAGCGCTTCGCGATGAATGACAACTCGTACGGCACTACGTTCGGCCCTTCGACACCGGGCGCTATCAACCTCGTCTCAGGTCAGACAAATGGGGTGGACGATGCAGTGAGCGTGGGCGATGCAGTGGTTTCGGATGGTAACGGCGGCCAGACTTTGGTAAGTGATGCGGATCCTATAGGGGATGTCTGCTCCAGCCCCAGCGCCGTGCATTTTAGTGGGCAAAACATCGGCGATCTCCTAAACAGTCGCGGCGTGACCTGGGGCTTCTTTGAAGGTGGGTTCGACCTCGCGACAGTCAACTCGAATGGTTCGACAGGTTGCAACCGAAGCACGACTTCTGCAATCACGATGACCAAGAAAGCAGACTACATTCCCCATCACCAACCGTTCCAGTACTACACGTCGACGGCAAACCCGAAGCACACGCGGCCTTCGTCAGTGAAGTCGATCGGCTATGACGGCGATGCGGGAAACCACGAGTATGATTTGAACGACTTCTACGCCGCAGTTTCAGCCGGCAACTTCCCTTCTGTCAGCTTCCTGAAGGCTTCGGGATATCAGGATGGCCATGCTGGCTACTCCGATCCGCTGGACGAGCAGGCCTTCATCGTACACGTGATCAACTTCCTTCAGCAGCAAAAGGAGTGGAAGAACACTGCCGTCGTGATCGCCTATGACGACTCCGACGGTTGGTACGATCATCAGATGGCTCCCATTGTGAATCAGTCCTCGACCGCGCAGGATGCCTTGCTGGGTCCAGGTTCCTGTGGCGACGGCACAACAGCGCTGCCGGGTGTCAACGCAGCCCACGCCCAAGGGCGCTGCGGCTACGGGCCCCGTCTCCCGTTGATGGTTATCTCACCATACGCTAAGCGGAACTTCGTGGACCACACGTTGACTGATCAGTCGTCTATCCTGCGGTTCATTGAAGACAACTGGCTGGGTAGTGAGCGCATTGCCGGCTCATTTGATAGCCGGGCCGGCGTTTTGAACAATATGTTCGATTTCAAGAACGCCCGCATCGAGCCCATCGTACTCAATGAGTCTACGGGCGAAGTGATCCAAGGCGGCTGGGATCGCTAA
- a CDS encoding tetratricopeptide repeat protein has product MRPSRAERSQSIPFMQTHSSPLWMRTLIGALLVTAIPSFSQSLPQAPLPGQQIAAPSSSDPATYLCTTQLQRAQNAIHKQDFPAGIDAAKTGLAACPEQRDLLLALADGQMLSHQFDAASETLHTLLTKTPDDVSALLLLGQTQYLNAHDTDAALSFQRAIAAAPNNPEPHYWLGRLDYQDGNVPKAMAEFQKAIQLDATFYRAYDNLGLCYEALGENGHAMENYVHALKLVYKNHPDYDDVYLNMSGLMLKLGNSQKAFDLAAEASSRNPGNPRSFFLAGKALEQAGQSDASLKWLKHAVEMDPTYPDPHYLLARVYRRQGKSQESKEEAAKFKQLSDKAPKIMR; this is encoded by the coding sequence ATGCGCCCGTCACGCGCAGAAAGATCTCAGAGCATCCCGTTCATGCAGACGCACTCTAGCCCGCTATGGATGAGAACGTTGATCGGCGCTCTGCTCGTCACAGCGATACCTTCTTTCTCCCAATCGCTGCCTCAGGCACCTTTACCAGGGCAACAAATTGCAGCTCCATCTTCCTCTGATCCGGCAACGTACCTCTGCACAACCCAGCTCCAGCGAGCCCAAAACGCCATCCACAAACAGGACTTCCCTGCCGGAATCGACGCAGCAAAAACTGGACTCGCCGCTTGCCCGGAACAGCGGGACCTCCTGCTGGCGCTTGCAGACGGACAGATGTTGTCTCACCAGTTCGATGCTGCGAGTGAAACTCTTCATACGCTACTTACAAAGACACCCGATGATGTTTCCGCGCTGCTGCTGCTAGGCCAGACGCAGTATCTGAATGCACACGATACGGATGCAGCACTCTCATTTCAGCGAGCCATCGCTGCAGCACCGAATAACCCCGAGCCTCACTACTGGCTGGGACGGCTTGACTATCAGGACGGCAACGTTCCGAAGGCGATGGCAGAGTTCCAGAAGGCTATCCAACTGGACGCAACCTTCTATCGCGCCTACGACAATCTCGGTCTGTGCTACGAGGCCTTGGGTGAGAACGGTCATGCGATGGAGAATTACGTCCACGCGCTCAAGTTGGTTTACAAAAACCATCCAGATTATGACGATGTATATCTCAACATGTCCGGCCTGATGCTGAAGCTCGGCAACAGCCAGAAGGCTTTCGACTTGGCAGCAGAAGCCTCATCGCGAAACCCAGGAAATCCCAGAAGCTTCTTCCTTGCTGGAAAAGCGCTGGAGCAAGCCGGCCAGTCCGATGCAAGCCTGAAATGGCTCAAACATGCGGTCGAGATGGACCCTACTTATCCAGACCCACATTACTTATTAGCGCGCGTCTACAGAAGACAGGGCAAATCTCAAGAATCCAAAGAAGAGGCCGCAAAGTTCAAACAGCTCTCCGACAAAGCACCGAAAATCATGCGGTGA